From the Leishmania panamensis strain MHOM/PA/94/PSC-1 chromosome 31 sequence genome, one window contains:
- the PGFS gene encoding prostaglandin f2-alpha synthase/D-arabinose dehydrogenase (TriTrypDB/GeneDB-style sysID: LpmP.31.2000): MTNVGKTAVTLSNGVNMPQFGLGVWQSPAGEATENAVKWALQAGYRHIDTAAIYKNEESVGAGLRASGVPREEVFITTKLWNTEHGYESTLAAFEESRKRLGVQYIDLYLIHWPRGNAILLKEGKKYLDSWRAFERLYADKKVRAIGVSNFNIHHLEDVLAMCSVPPMVNQVELHPLNNQAELRAFCDAKGIKVEAWSPLGQGNLVTHPLLITIGEKYKKTAAQVMLRWDIQHNLITIPKSVHKERVEENANIFDFELSAEDMANIDALNSNVRYGPNPDEAQF, from the coding sequence ATGACCAACGTTGGTAAGACCGCGGTTACGCTGAGCAACGGCGTCAATATGCCGCAGTTTGGCCTCGGTGTGTGGCAGTCCCCGGCCGGCGAGGCGACCGAGAACGCCGTCAAGTGGGCGCTGCAGGCCGGTTACCGCCACATCGACACAGCCGCCATCTACAAGAACGAGGAGAGCGTCGGAGCTGGTCTGCGTGCCTCCGGTGTGCCACGCGAGGAGGTCTTCATCACGACGAAGCTCTGGAATACAGAACACGGCTATGAGAGCACACTGGCAGCCTTCGAGGAGAGTCGCAAGAGGCTCGGCGTTCAGTACATTGACCTCTATCTCATCCACTGGCCGCGCGGCAACGCAATCCTGTTGAAGGAGGGCAAGAAGTACCTGGACTCGTGGCGCGCATTCGAGAGGCTCTACGCGGATAAGAAGGTCCGGGCCATCGGCGTGTCGAACTTCAACATTCACCATCTGGAGGACGTGCTCGCCATGTGCTCTGTACCGCCGATGGTCAACCAGGTGGAGCTTCACCCGCTGAACAACCAAGCCGAGCTGCGGGCCTTCTGCGACGCCAAGGGGATCAAGGTTGAGGCTTGGTCACCGCTAGGCCAGGGCAATCTGGTCACTCACCCTCTCCTTATCACGATTGGTGAAAAATACAAGAAGACAGCGGCGCAAGTAATGCTCCGCTGGGACATTCAGCACAATCTCATCACGATCCCCAAGTCGGTTCATAAGGAGCGTGTCGAGGAGAACGCGAACATCTTCGACTTTGAGCTCAGCGCCGAGGACATGGCAAATATCGACGCGCTCAACTCGAACGTGCGCTACGGCCCCAACCCTGATGAGGCGCAGTTCTGA
- a CDS encoding hypothetical protein (TriTrypDB/GeneDB-style sysID: LpmP.31.2010) codes for MDAKHRHSEEELVSPYYSVMPAPLQGTEEVLKKRRWNHIPSSPSLKRSAGRWSRPAVEADATATSMVATGKARQPSSQKLSKLVFQRNSSASPSSRGIGEVMTALQESPGQEASFNDNDGAPSSTDPLFESIRASSSVVALPSGTSDGGYFLPEWSIGSETAPVASRTVVPLKCPPSEPRRHSCNSASSAVPHVSGEPFRECMDRRSSCTQQSHNPCVRDTSPQAGQEWVCSSSAIPSPPRCHSQYYMTSSNSSSLRFGTPYQFQAQQKEQHQEQRRVASMAPPELNPEEFTLMFPMEPFRNPHGGPVDICEALRAPRSRFGAVNGVVPATIIKRGDSSKLSNYSSITCFNGDHTDSASPLRERQRCQPVDAAPLGVPSAAGIPIASQPAPPSFHRVLVSINRRTPLRSATSGFESGSLVWQSMYGTNNDRNGEWSSTELERQGMSTAGRSVVCGGYQSFFHSTTGGHLTLSESDPSGGGAGADENPARRCGEASSLYGRTPNSVAVVSSPVSGDEGGDEDSEDVREQCASDKKVSLEASPRPHDTSPLQNGPISVRSFLYGSGFESCKHLAPKSSKTSAAFMRQSGIFGGSTLHDDSNDEDDGYRVSPSTDSSQCCTLDRKGTMTAFGWMMETGKGRLRNKEGGTRGDCASDDDEDNIAEDKEDDVDGDDDANRRLSSTLTCISRCNSHSNVDAHSSKVMVRSNTNSDEDADEDGDGEDGPTSQSRKTALERIQSDKAELSDSSEADDKVEVREGRPAVDTVPLLPPGGGGSSNVYRRVSPSVANYRRSIPIHYYVSPRASVIPPTGYPGRCAGCGAHAAAYLHNCGGYQRLNLARSQQDERNWHAQPTGFVSSSPTNSSGGYTSSSAGTTPVTYESPPPMFRRTATSTMVHKLLGLDPEAEIIRVRSPLWWCLPR; via the coding sequence ATGGATGCTAAGCACAGACACTCGGAAGAGGAGCTGGTGTCGCCCTACTACAGCGTTATGCCCGCTCCTCTACAGGGCACAGAGGAGGTTCTGAAAAAGCGGAGATGGAATCACATACCGAGCAGCCCATCACTAAAGCGCAGCGCAGGGCGATGGAGTCGACCCGCTGTCGAAGCTGACGCCACCGCAACGTCGATGGTTGCCACCGGGAAAGCACGGCAGCCTTCGAGCCAAAAGTTGAGCAAGCTGGTTTTTCAAAGAAACTCGTCAGCATCGCCGTCCAGTCGTGGAATCGGGGAAGTAATGACTGCGCTGCAAGAGTCACCAGGGCAGGAAGCGTCTTTCAACGACAATGATGGCGCTCCGAGTTCAACAGACCCGTTATTCGAGTCCATCCGTGCCAGCTCATCGGTGGTTGCACTCCCATCCGGAACGAGCGACGGGGGATACTTCTTACCAGAGTGGAGTATCGGCAGCGAAACAGCACCGGTGGCTTCCCGAACAGTCGTTCCTCTCAAGTGCCCCCCCAGCGAGCCACGCCGTCATTCATGTaacagcgccagcagtgccgtGCCGCACGTATCTGGCGAACCTTTCCGAGAGTGTATGGAtagacgcagcagctgcacgcagcAGTCACACAATCCATGCGTGCGGGACACCAGCCCGCAAGCTGGGCAAGAGtgggtgtgcagcagcagtgcaatCCCCAGCCCGCCCCGCTGTCACTCACAGTACTACATGACAAGCAGTAACTCTTCCTCGCTCCGGTTCGGTACGCCATATCAGTTCCAGGCGCAACagaaagagcagcaccaggagcagcgcagggTAGCGAGCATGGCGCCACCGGAGCTCAACCCCGAAGAATTCACTCTTATGTTCCCCATGGAGCCATTCAGGAATCCTCATGGAGGCCCAGTGGACATCTGTGAGGCTTTGCGAGCCCCACGAAGTCGGTTTGGGGCAGTAAACGGCGTCGTTCCCGCTACAATCATCAAGCGAGGAGACTCCTCGAAACTCAGCAACTACAGCAGCATCACATGCTTCAATGGCGACCACACAGACAGCGCGTCACCTCTCCGTGAGCGGCAACGCTGTCAACCCGTCGACGCGGCCCCCCTGGGAGTGCCGTCGGCTGCTGGCATTCCGATCGCCTCgcagccagcgccgccgtcattTCACCGGGTACTGGTGAGTATCAATCGCCGCACCCCcctccgcagcgccacaaGCGGCTTTGAGAGCGGATCTCTTGTATGGCAGTCCATGTACGGAACCAACAATGATAGAAATGGCGAATGGAGCTCGACCGAGCTGGAAAGGCAAGGGATGAGTACCGCCGGCCGGAGTGTCGTATGTGGCGGCTATCAGAGCTTCTTTCACTCAACCACAGGAGGACACCTGACGCTCTCTGAAAGCGACCCGAGTGGTGGCGGGGCAGGTGCTGATGAGAACCCAGCACGACGCTGTGGAGAGGCCAGCTCCTTGTACGGCCGCACGCCTAACAGTGTTGCCGTGGTGTCGAGCCCCGTGTCAGGAGATGAGGGCGGTGACGAAGACAGCGAGGACGTCAGGGAACAATGCGCAAGCGACAAAAAGGTCTCACTGGAAGCCAGCCCGCGCCCGCACGATACCTCACCACTGCAGAATGGGCCAATCTCCGTGCGGAGCTTCCTGTACGGTAGCGGCTTTGAGTCCTGCAAGCACCTGGCCCCCAAATCGAGCAAGACCAGTGCTGCCTTTATGAGACAGTCGGGCATTTTTGGCGGCAGTACTCTACACGACGACAGCAATGACGAAGACGATGGTTATCGAGTGTCGCCGAGCACTGATTCGTCCCAGTGCTGCACGCTCGACCGCAAAGGTACGATGACGGCATTTGGGTGGATGATGGAAACTGGCAAGGGTCGGCTGCGCAATAAAGAGGGCGGCACTCGCGGAGATtgcgccagcgacgacgacgaggataACATAGCGGAGGACAAAGAGGACGATGTGgatggcgatgatgacgcCAATCGACGGCTGAGCTCTACCCTCACCTGCATATCAAGGTGTAACAGTCACAGCAACGTCgacgcgcacagcagcaaggtGATGGTGCGGAGCAACACGAACAGCGATGAGGATGCGGACGAAGACGGTGACGGCGAAGACGGCCCCACCTCGCAGTCACGGAAGACTGCCTTAGAACGTATTCAGTCTGACAAGGCGGAACTCTCTGACTCCAGTGAGGCTGATGATaaggtggaggtgcgcgAAGGGAGACCTGCTGTGGACACCGTTCCTTTGCTGCCgcctggaggtggtggcagcagcaacgtgTACCGAAGGGTGAGTCCTTCAGTCGCAAATTATCGCAGGTCCATTCCCATTCACTATTATGTGTCACCTCGAGCGAGCGTGATACCGCCGACCGGCTATCCAGGCAGGTGTGCCGGGTGTGGTGCGCATGCAGCTGCTTATCTGCACAACTGTGGTGGTTATCAACGACTAAATTTGGCGCGGTCGCAGCAAGACGAGAGGAACTGGCACGCGCAGCCCACCGGCTTCGTATCATCATCCCCTACCAACAGCAGTGGTGGATATACGAGCTCCTCTGCAGGTACCACTCCAGTTACGTACgagtctcctcctcccatgTTCCGGCGGACGGCGACGAGCACAATGGTGCACAAACTGCTGGGCCTTGACCCCGAGGCCGAAATTATTCGCGTGAGGTCACCCCTCTGGTGGTGCCTGCCTCGCTAG
- a CDS encoding hypothetical protein (TriTrypDB/GeneDB-style sysID: LpmP.31.2020): MLHFSSPDELLQHVDSLSHHRRCATLVEFGRCSITATEQESSALQSIITSLGAPSQGYYHHLLAAFALRGAFAETRRVGRAMPAALLATASSLLEDSSLKVSQLLMTPMCILAPNGDRQTAAMTIKFLQRARFPQFKCLVKRLVRAKRTQSLLQLYQAHTVTDPAKMQLLLGSLSLEELEKLPKEEQYALDTESLRLLCRYHPQRVTQYLTARVQEQVNLSKAVDAALQELIQKALVFLATHGASKDGLSLFTATAHLLSLERCTVHTMLEHYYLSVFPVEIGRYLLDGEGREMVAAFSYPLNCTMPRRAWRRLERHTDLLLRLLDRGILCTVTICLPSMLPGARRAYFARGCRELEDTRGVLEVRWIACMPSAAERRAFAHRFYNHAKLQDFPDERIDYLSLLPFPEAMRIGEAYVTSNDAEIRCQMIRAGLASLQYYPEHLPAALEFCAKRPKEQDPWRRAMLEAWAALPLGFWRRTVTHIADGPLQNMLTQLIQATYSARDVSDQTLQGLEKLLCRLVGPQTNFAVSQLVTLIRKRKQFTIWMSPSHAFRHLPQLYPHALPVLAAALFPLAQMLIRSGSMWTSIHILQSLLESEAVAKALLRETSAPSNGEPSIWSIAHDTLRAGMSSTDDRVANVSLDLYSRHFAPQLSVELSDLIAEQKDWVTVSKVQHLVCDTLQGPLLDTLVTPIENIPTGRFHHTDSNSLALVCQLPVEKAHRWTSRQQIRYAQSCLQAMYTPLELDFCQYNKFIANLARLPAVSAATSWTDADGNTRSLITLATEVHPEHGSYAMRLALQALGQLDGDAAAQKALQNALDVADLRADALRALATTLRRVPSAEAVRILEPVLKENQVTVLKEALRLLGAKRDDVAYARIVQFAAERHLPMPSEVTDACGGVAAPSAVATSTPPAALREETAMAMHGDVLAALVAALFSFLDKPQVWSYYTFIVTQDCVAAQRAVGAEVPAATKGEESGDYAEEANTAATSSGDKQETTPSLAACSAMSNVQWKWLRLPWQVREYQALLQRLLHHPVRDVGIAALHTLASVPPYDNLAMCKAASKYLDKFTSPHIAQSALRCMLTCTAAEAAPFIISVILSIQSDASLERVVNVLGGIMLSAAAHERRLLCTVVTGVMEKLIAARRQPTIVVSLICKLDLSEWVPHLVEMETAGLMHPGAAAALIGSVQGYSYASHNTSAMEVLEQTVLKRHPSALLRRLGLAMLLETCKKRGWSEDRKLSLAAYCEDSNLWVSSDARLAQSD; this comes from the coding sequence ATGCTccatttctcttctcccgACGAACTGCTGCAGCATGTAGATTCACTCTCtcatcaccgccgctgcgcgactCTCGTGGAGTTTGGCCGCTGTAGCATCACTGCGACCGAGCAAGAGTCAAGTGCTCTGCAGAGTATCATTACATCGCTCggtgcgccgtcgcaggGGTACTACCATCACCTTCTTGCTGCCTTTGCGCTGCGTGGCGCTTTCGCAGAGACTCGAAGAGTCGGGCGGGCCATGCCAGCCGCACTGCTAGCCACGGCGTCTTCACTGCTGGAGGACTCGTCCCTCAAGGTGTCACAGCTGTTGATGACGCCTATGTGTATCTTGGCCCCTAACGGAGACCGGCAAACTGCAGCGATGACGATCAAGTTTTTACAGAGAGCTCGGTTCCCCCAGTTCAAGTGCCTAGTCAAGCGACTCGTTCGTGCAAAACGGACACAGtctctcctgcagctctACCAGGCGCACACAGTGACGGACCCCGCCAAGATGCAACTGCTCCTCGGCTCCCTGAGCCTCGAAGAACTCGAGAAGCTGCCGAAAGAAGAGCAGTACGCTCTTGACACCGAGTCGCTTCGCCTCTTGTGCCGTTATCATCCTCAGAGGGTAACGCAGTACTTGACGGCTCGGGTGCAGGAGCAGGTGAACCTCAGCAAGGCTGTGGATGCGGCACTTCAGGAGCTGATTCAGAAAGCGCTCGTGTTTCTTGCTACCCACGGTGCATCGAAAGACGGCCTATCCCTCTTTactgccacagcgcaccTTCTGAGTCTGGAGCGGTGCACTGTCCATACCATGCTGGAGCACTACTACCTCTCCGTCTTTCCGGTTGAAATCGGCAGGTATCTTCTCGACGGCGAGGGACGGGAGATGGTGGCGGCCTTTTCTTACCCCCTGAACTGCACGATGCCGCGGCGTGCCTGGAGGCGACTTGAAAGGCACACTGACCTCCTTCTACGGCTGCTGGACAGGGGCATTCTCTGCACGGTGACCATCTGCCTGCCGTCCATGCTTCCGGGGGCGCGGCGCGCCTACTTCGCGCGGGGCTGCAGGGAGCTAGAGGACACTCGTGGAGTCTTAGAGGTGCGCTGGATTGCTTGTATGCCATCTGCAGCGGAGCGCAGAGCGTTTGCCCACCGTTTCTACAATCACGCGAAACTGCAAGACTTCCCAGATGAGCGTATCGACTATCTTTCCCTCCTGCCCTTCCCTGAGGCGATGAGGATCGGGGAGGCTTACGTGACCAGCAACGACGCTGAGATTCGCTGCCAGATGATTCGGGCGGGCCTTGCGTCCCTCCAGTACTACCCCGAGCACCTGCCAGCTGCCCTGGAGTTTTGTGCAAAGCGGCCAAAAGAACAGGATCCGTGGCGTAGAGCGATGCTTGAGGCGTGGGCGGCACTGCCGCTCGGCTTCTGGAGGCGTACGGTCACGCATATTGCCGATGGCCCTTTGCAAAACATGCTCACACAGCTGATTCAGGCCACCTACAGTGCCAGAGACGTGTCCGACCAAACATTGCAAGGGCTGGAAAAGCTTCTCTGCCGTCTCGTTGGGCCGCAGACGAACTTTGCCGTCAGCCAGCTTGTAACGCTTATTCGCAAGCGAAAGCAGTTCACTATCTGGATGAGCCCCTCGCATGCCTTTCGCCATTTACCCCAGCTGTACCCGCACGCTCTTCCTGTcctggcggcagcactgtTTCCGCTTGCGCAGATGCTGatccgcagcggcagcatgtGGACGTCGATCCACATCCTGCAAAGCCTTCTCGAAAGCGAAGCCGTCGCCAAAGCCCTTCTGCGAGAAACGTCTGCGCCGAGCAACGGCGAGCCCTCGATTTGGTCTATCGCGCACGATACGCTAAGAGCCGGTATGTCCTCCACAGACGACAGGGTTGCAAATGTGTCCTTGGATCTGTACTCCAGGCACTTTGCACCTCAGCTGTCAGTTGAGCTTTCAGACCTCATCGCAGAGCAGAAGGACTGGGTGACTGTCAGCAAAGTGCAGCACCTGGTGTGTGACACCCTGCAGGGACCGCTTCTGGACACGCTCGTGACACCCATTGAGAACATCCCCACTGGCCGCTTTCACCACACAGACAGCAACTCGTTGGCGCTCGTGTGTCAGCTGCCGGTAGAGAAGGCACACCGGTGGACATCGCGCCAACAGATCCGGTACGCACAGTCTTGTCTCCAAGCCATGTACACCCCACTTGAGTTGGACTTTTGCCAATACAACAAGTTTATTGCGAATCTCGCCAGGCTGCCTGCCGTCTCCGCCGCCACAAGTTGGACGGACGCTGATGGAAACACACGGAGTTTGATTACCCTGGCAACGGAGGTGCACCCTGAGCATGGGAGCTATGCGATGCGGTTGGCGCTTCAGGCACTCGGCCAGCTGGacggcgatgccgcagccCAGAAGGCCCTACAGAATGCGCTAGATGTGGCGGACCTACGCGCAGACGCACTTCGGGCCCTGGCCACCACACTGCGACGCGTGCCGAGCGCCGAGGCAGTGCGCATTCTTGAGCCAGTTCTAAAGGAGAACCAAGTGACGGTGCTGAAAGAGGCGCTACGCCTTCTTGGCGCGAAGCGCGACGACGTGGCGTACGCGCGCATCGTTCAGTTTGCCGCCGAGCGTCATCTACCCATGCCTTCAGAAGTGACTGATGCTTGTGGTGGCGTCGCGGCACCTTCTGCTGTCGCCACCTCTACGCCACCTGCTGCGTTGAGGGAGGAGACCGCGATGGCTATGCACGGCGATGTGCTGGCCGCCTTAGTGGCAGCGCTTTTCAGCTTTCTTGACAAACCGCAGGTGTGGTCGTACTACACCTTCATTGTCACGCAAGACTGCGTGGCAGCGCAACGGGCGGTGGGTGCCGAGGTGCCAGCTGCCACtaaaggagaggaaagtgGCGATTacgcagaggaagcgaatactgccgccacctcttCTGGGGACAAACAGGAGACCACACCATCTTTGGCGGCTTGTAGCGCAATGTCGAACGTGCAGTGGAAATGGCTCCGACTCCCCTGGCAGGTGCGGGAGTATCAAGCGCTTCTTCAACGACTTCTTCACCACCCGGTGCGCGACGTTGGCATCGCGGCACTGCACACACTCGCCTCCGTACCACCGTACGACAACCTGGCGATGTGCAAGGCCGCTTCCAAGTACCTGGATAAGTTCACTTCACCGCATATCGCTCAATCCGCGCTCAGATGCATGCTCacgtgcaccgctgcggaAGCCGCTCCCTTTATCATCTCAGTCATTCTCAGTATCCAGTCCGACGCATCACTGGAGAGGGTGGTAAACGTGCTTGGTGGCATCATGCTatccgccgcggcgcacgAGCGAAGGCTGCTATGCACTGTTGTGACTGGGGTCATGGAGAAACTCATCGCGGCCCGTCGTCAGCCAACCATCGTTGTCTCGCTGATTTGCAAATTGGACCTCTCGGAGTGGGTGCCGCACCTGGTAGAGATGGAAACAGCTGGGCTCATGCATCctggtgccgcagcggcgttgaTTGGCTCGGTACAGGGCTACTCCTATGCCAGCCATAACACAAGTGCGATGGAAGTCCTGGAGCAGACAGTGCTGAAAAGGCACCCTTCTGccctcctgcgccgcctcggctTGGCGATGCTTCTCGAAACATGTAAGAAGCGGGGCTGGAGTGAGGATCGCAAACTCTCCCTGGCAGCGTACTGCGAAGACAGCAACTTGTGGGTCTCCTCCGACGCCCGCCTCGCGCAGAGCGACTAA
- a CDS encoding hypothetical protein (TriTrypDB/GeneDB-style sysID: LpmP.31.2030) — translation MPARGSPQPCKRFGTFGDPHREPTQAEREFYASLARIRTKSKAEREKLPVEKKNQEDIERENNRGWTSQEKSANKLLSAGRRSLTPGAPETGNALTVPCPPPRDHRLTVLSAVGLPSRTTPPVWEPNRHEARSCTASEDTSDCKRTSERRRGFGFNEEHTPEGLYKPEDSILLPSRYRSASPSQESPPCGQRARRVLRGSLADASEAPERAPDLPLGAQLLEELPRMKVTLASQTSAQTFPKNGAVDPSSAMGGNGSGGNIDMSRVAHLSEDEMGMESRIDQALDAFHRKHSSGGSMIRGLTDEQVETLEQLLAKRRKLCSVAVAAHSSPSKPPAPHPPEARAVIEERLAAPDASPKATKINPMTKQGTTQEAAAQKKAALGSLHSTPMSTPRAVAAAGVASLAQVATLPPLARAPLNEVVPKATLVRAPSPLSATETVCAVPSPTITQSHPILHANDTERHILTTSSETRKEEHRPKPACVFNRSRGASPSRSGSGAFLCVIPCTSGVASRGGLAEKEGTRAPQNTSRTEMRTQARVASSAETVEEACRQYAEQCRRDAQELHISIEQQRQRVGAAPRKVDSISPNSITHISAVILPTPTGEVIGSWSQPFTPHPRESENALPFTASLVYERSPTVASRISARTISHMDTTSIAGRCSTSSAVSVAEETGKLIMMAYHNADSPQVNQLHINTGALDLSQCVLSDAPAHTASSGASGSSAWGDDASRTSSDLYTLSSLLEYQSAISPHQQVTGKTPTPLSSTEVLLLPFSTL, via the coding sequence ATGCCAGCACGAGGCAGCCCGCAGCCGTGCAAGCGATTTGGGACGTTTGGCGATCCCCACCGCGAGCCTACGCAGGCGGAGCGGGAGTTCTACGCCAGCCTCGCACGTATTCGAACTAAGAGCAAGGCGGAGCGGGAAAAACTGCCGGTGGAGAAAAAGAACCAAGAGGACatcgagagagaaaacaacagaGGCTGGACGTCGCAGGAGAAGTCCGCCAACAAGCTGCTCTCGGCCGGCAGGCGCTCCCTGACTCCGGGGGCCCCAGAGACAGGCAATGCACTGACAGTACCCTGCCCCCCGCCGCGCGACCACCGCCTCACCGTCCTATCGGCTGTGGGTCTCCCGAGCCGTACTACCCCGCCTGTGTGGGAACCAAACCGTCACGAGGCCCGGTCCTGTACAGCATCGGAAGACACTTCTGACTGCAAGCGCACTTCCGAGCGGAGGCGCGGCTTTGGGTTCAATGAAGAACATACCCCAGAAGGTCTCTATAAACCGGAAGATTCCATTCTTCTTCCATCGCGCTATCGGAGTGCATCTCCGAGCCAGGAGAGCCCACCCTGTGGGCAGCGCGCACGACGCGTTCTGAGGGGTTCACTGGCAGATGCCAGTGAGGCTCCCGAACGCGCCCCTGACTTGCCCCTAGGGGCTCAACTCTTGGAAGAGTTGCCACGGATGAAAGTCACGCTTGCGTCGCAGACGTCGGCGCAGACATTTCCGAAGAACGGAGCGGTCGACCCGTCAAGCGCCATGGGCGGGAACGGCAGTGGTGGGAATATCGACATGTCGCGCGTTGCCCACCTCAGTGAGGACGAGATGGGAATGGAGAGTCGCATTGACCAAGCGCTCGACGCCTTTCACCGCAAGCACTCTAGCGGTGGCTCGATGATTCGTGGACTGACCGACGAGCAAGTGGAAACGCTCGAGCAGTTGCTCGCGAAGCGGCGTAAACTGTGCAGTGTGGCCGTAGCGGCGCACAGCAGCCCGTCTAAaccacctgcgccgcaccCACCAGAAGCTCGCGCCGTCATCGAGGAGCGCTTGGCAGCTCCGGATGCATCACCGAAGGCGACGAAAATCAATCCAATGACGAAACAAGGGACCACCCAAGAGGCAGCAGCCCAGAAAAAAGCAGCACTCGGAAGCCTCCATAGTACACCGATGTCAACGCCACGGGCagtagcagctgcaggagtggCTTCACTGGCACAGGTAGCAACGCTCCCGCCGCTGGCCAGGGCACCACTAAACGAAGTGGTACCAAAGGCCACACTGGTGCGCGCTCCATCACCTTTGTCGGCAACAGAGACGGTTTGTGCTGTACCATCGCCCACAATCACACAATCGCACCCAATCCTGCATGCCAACGATACTGAAAGACACATCTTAACTACTTCATCTGAAACCAGAAAGGAAGAACACCGCCCAAAGCCTGCATGTGTGTTCAACCGGAGTCGAGGGGCGAGCCCCTcacgcagtggcagcggtgcattCCTGTGCGTCATTCCCTGCACCAGCGGTGTAGCATCACGAGGCGGATTAGCGGAAAAGGAAGGTACGCGAGCGCCACAGAACACCTCAAGAACAGAGATGCGCACACAAGCAAGAGTCGCAAGTAGTGCCGAAACGGTCGAGGAGGCGTGTCGCCAGTACGCTGAGCAGTGTCGTCGCGATGCACAGGAGCTCCATATATCGATtgaacagcagcgacaacgtgTAGGTGCGGCGCCGCGAAAGGTTGACAGCATCTCGCCAAACAGCATCACCCACATCTCTGCCGTCATCCTACCAACCCCCACGGGCGAGGTGATTGGATCTTGGAGCCAGCCCTTTACTCCCCACCCTCGAGAGTCCGAAAATGCTTTGCCTTTCACGGCTAGTCTTGTCTACGAGCGATCGCCTACCGTGGCGTCCCGGATAAGCGCCCGCACCATCAGCCACATGGACACAACATCCATTGCGGGCCGTTGCAGCACGTCCTCAGCCGTCTCAGTTGCGGAGGAGACAGGAAAGTTGATCATGATGGCATACCACAATGCAGACTCTCCCCAGGTGAATCAGCTACATATAAACACAGGCGCACTCGATCTCAGTCAGTGCGTGCTGAGCGATGCACCAGCGCACACGGCGTCCTCCGGTGCCTCGGGCAGTAGCGCGTGGGGCGACGATGCTTCTAGGACTTCTAGTGACCTCTACACCTTATCGTCTCTGCTAGAGTACCAAAGCGCAATTTCGCCGCACCAACAGGTGACTGGCAAGACGCCCACACCGCTATCCTCCACCGAGGTATTGCTGCTACCCTTTTCTACGCTCTAA